The following coding sequences lie in one Saccopteryx bilineata isolate mSacBil1 chromosome X, mSacBil1_pri_phased_curated, whole genome shotgun sequence genomic window:
- the EFNB1 gene encoding ephrin-B1 gives MARPGQRWLGKWLVAMVVLALCRLATPLAKNLEPVSWSSLNPKFLSGKGLVIYPKIGDKLDIICPRAEAGRPYEYYKLYLVRPEQAAACSTVLDPNVLVTCNRPEQEIRFTIKFQEFSPNYMGLEFKKHHDYYITSTSNGSLEGLENREGGVCRTRTMKIIMKVGQDPNAVTPEQLTTSRPSKEADNTIKMATQAPGGRGSLGDSDGKHETVNQEEKSGSGGSGGSRGDPDSFFNSKVALFAAVGAGCVIFLLIIIFLTVLLLKLRKRHRKHTQQRAPALSLSTLASPKGGSGTAGTEPSDIIIPLRTTENNYCPHYEKVSGDYGHPVYIVQEMPPQSPANIYYKV, from the exons ATGGCCCGGCCTGGGCAGCGTTGGCTCGGCAAGTGGCTTGTGGCGATGGTCGTGTTGGCTCTCTGCCGGCTTGCCACGCCGCTGGCCAAGAACCTGGAGCCCGTGTCCTGGAGCTCCCTCAACCCCAA GTTCCTGAGTGGGAAGGGCCTGGTGATCTACCCAAAGATTGGAGACAAGCTGGACATCATCTGTCCTCGAGCAGAAGCAGGACGGCCCTACGAATACTATAAGTTGTACCTGGTTCGGCCCGAGCAGGCCGCCGCCTGCAGCACTGTGCTTGACCCCAACGTGCTCGTCACCTGCAATCGGCCAGAGCAGGAAATCCGCTTTACCATCAAGTTCCAGGAGTTCAGTCCCAACTACATGGGCCTGGAGTTCAAGAAGCACCATGATTACTACATTACCT CTACATCCAATGGGAGCCTGGAGGGACTGGAGAACCGGGAGGGTGGTGTGTGCCGCACACGCACCATGAAGATCATCATGAAGGTCGGACAAG ACCCCAATGCTGTGACGCCTGAGCAGCTGACTACTAGCCGGCCCAGCAAGGAAGCAGACAACACTATCAAGATGGCTACGCAGGCCCCCGGCGGCCGGGGCTCCCTGGGTGACTCTGACGGCAAGCATG AGACTGTGAACCAGGAAGAGAAGAGTGGCTCAGGGGGGAGCGGAGGCAGCAGGGGGGACCCCGACAGCTTCTTCAACTCCAAGGTAGCATTGTTTGCGGCCGTTGGCGCTGGCTGCGTCATCTTCCTGCTCATCATCATCTTCCTGACGGTTCTGTTACTAAAGCTGCGCAAGCGACACCGCAAGCACACACAGCAGCGGGCGCCCGCCCTCTcgctcagcaccctggccagtcCCAAGGGGGGCAGTGGCACGGCGGGCACCGAGCCCAGCGACATCATCATCCCCTTACGGACTACAGAGAACAACTACTGCCCCCACTACGAGAAGGTGAGTGGGGACTATGGGCACCCCGTCTACATCGTCCAGGAGATGCCCCCGCAGAGCCCAGCGAACATCTACTACAAGGTCTGA